A single genomic interval of Alteromonas sp. BL110 harbors:
- a CDS encoding M16 family metallopeptidase gives MTVLKHLTQRLKVSVGVLAISSALISSAFAKNDINIDYEKFTTDNGLTVIVHEDRKAPVVAVAVWYKVGSKDEPEGKSGFAHLFEHLMFNGTENYDDEWFGPLQEAGATGLNGTTNFDRTNYFQTVPTPALDRILWMESDRMGHLLGAVTQEKLDEQRGVVQNEKRQGEDQPYGSVFTHIFEGLFPVGHPYHHTVIGSMEDLNSASLDDVKGWFNQYYGPNNAILVLSGDINAEEAKPLVNKYFADIEPGPALSKWEAWVPKRSANTREVIQDKVPQSRIYRLWVSPENTSSTATDLFIAASVMGDGKNSRLYKELVYDQQIATNASVFNYELQMASIFGVTVDVKDGVDVAKVEKEIDNVISEFLRKGPSKDEVKLVSTKQRASIIRGLEEVGGFGGKADTLASGEFIAGDPNYFKTELEELGEATPKGVKAAANKWLKEGWHQITVMPFIEHTASTEGVDRSSGLPSINAETKLSFPEVTETTLSNGINVVFAKRSTVPLVNVAVQFDAGYAADAGGKLGLASFTTQMLDEGAGKYDALELAAELEQLGTNLNAGSNLDTTTVSMSMLTENMEPSLALLGDILKSPTFKEEEIERQRALILSNIAQQKTRPVSIALTLLPPLIYGDDHAYGIPFTGTGVAKDVQEITQSDLVGFKNTWLRPDNATIFVVGDTTLDTIEPMLEKEFGRWKVKGDKGAKQITEASMPDQGQAIIIDRPGAQQSLILAAHLAPPTGADNNIAINAMNQTLGGAFTARVNMNLREDKSWSYGAYTFLQDARGQRPFMVYAPVQTDKTGPSLLELKKELNAYIGEKPPMANELERARLDEVRSLPGQFETANAVMYSLLSSKRFNREYNYPESLVEKYNGLSLDDLSSAAKEVLHPEKLTWIIIGDAEKIKADVEAAELGPVSVQSMNSL, from the coding sequence ATGACTGTACTTAAGCATCTCACCCAGCGCTTGAAAGTGAGCGTAGGTGTGCTGGCTATAAGCAGTGCGCTGATTAGTTCAGCGTTTGCCAAGAACGATATCAACATCGATTACGAAAAATTTACTACTGATAACGGGTTAACCGTAATTGTTCACGAAGACCGTAAAGCACCAGTAGTTGCTGTGGCGGTGTGGTATAAAGTGGGCTCAAAAGATGAGCCAGAGGGTAAATCTGGGTTTGCGCATTTATTTGAACACTTAATGTTCAACGGCACCGAGAACTATGATGACGAGTGGTTCGGGCCGCTTCAAGAAGCCGGGGCCACAGGCCTCAACGGTACTACAAACTTTGACCGTACTAACTATTTTCAAACCGTACCGACACCCGCTCTTGACCGTATCCTATGGATGGAATCTGATCGTATGGGGCACCTGTTAGGTGCGGTTACACAAGAAAAGTTAGACGAACAGCGTGGCGTTGTACAAAATGAAAAGCGCCAAGGCGAAGATCAGCCTTATGGAAGCGTATTTACCCATATTTTTGAAGGCTTATTTCCCGTCGGGCACCCCTATCACCATACGGTAATAGGCTCTATGGAAGACCTTAACTCAGCTTCTTTAGACGACGTGAAGGGCTGGTTTAACCAATATTATGGGCCCAACAATGCGATATTGGTACTAAGTGGCGATATTAACGCTGAAGAAGCCAAACCTTTAGTTAATAAATACTTTGCAGATATTGAACCGGGCCCCGCACTGTCTAAGTGGGAAGCATGGGTACCGAAACGCAGTGCAAACACCCGGGAAGTGATCCAAGATAAAGTACCACAGTCGCGTATTTATCGTCTTTGGGTTTCACCTGAAAATACATCTTCAACTGCAACCGATCTTTTTATCGCCGCAAGTGTGATGGGGGATGGCAAAAACTCACGTCTTTACAAAGAACTTGTTTACGATCAGCAAATCGCTACCAATGCTTCGGTGTTTAATTACGAGCTACAAATGGCGTCTATCTTCGGTGTGACGGTTGACGTAAAAGACGGCGTTGATGTGGCTAAAGTCGAAAAAGAGATTGATAACGTCATCAGCGAATTCTTACGCAAAGGACCGAGCAAAGACGAAGTTAAGCTTGTGTCGACGAAACAACGCGCTTCAATCATTCGAGGGCTCGAAGAGGTAGGGGGCTTTGGTGGTAAAGCCGATACTCTTGCCAGTGGAGAATTTATTGCTGGCGACCCTAACTACTTCAAAACTGAATTAGAGGAGCTAGGAGAGGCGACGCCCAAAGGCGTTAAAGCGGCTGCGAATAAGTGGTTGAAAGAAGGGTGGCACCAAATTACGGTTATGCCATTTATTGAGCATACAGCATCTACTGAAGGTGTAGACCGTAGTTCAGGTTTACCATCGATTAATGCCGAAACCAAATTAAGCTTTCCTGAAGTGACAGAAACTACGCTATCCAATGGTATTAATGTAGTATTTGCAAAACGCTCTACGGTTCCATTAGTTAATGTGGCTGTACAGTTTGATGCAGGTTATGCTGCCGATGCGGGTGGCAAGCTTGGGCTTGCGAGTTTCACCACGCAGATGCTCGACGAAGGGGCGGGTAAATACGATGCCTTAGAACTAGCTGCAGAGCTTGAACAGTTGGGAACGAATTTAAATGCAGGTTCAAATCTAGACACCACCACAGTTAGTATGTCGATGTTGACGGAAAACATGGAACCTTCTTTGGCGCTATTGGGGGATATATTGAAATCGCCCACGTTTAAAGAAGAAGAGATTGAACGTCAACGTGCCCTTATATTAAGCAATATTGCACAGCAAAAAACGCGTCCTGTAAGTATCGCGCTGACTTTGCTTCCGCCACTCATTTATGGTGATGATCATGCCTATGGCATACCATTTACCGGTACAGGTGTCGCTAAAGACGTCCAAGAAATTACGCAAAGCGATCTAGTTGGCTTTAAAAATACGTGGCTACGCCCTGATAACGCGACAATTTTTGTAGTGGGTGACACCACATTGGATACAATTGAGCCAATGCTGGAAAAGGAATTTGGCCGTTGGAAAGTCAAAGGCGACAAGGGCGCGAAACAAATTACTGAAGCGTCAATGCCCGACCAAGGCCAAGCGATTATTATTGATCGCCCAGGTGCGCAACAGTCACTTATTCTGGCCGCGCATTTGGCGCCTCCAACAGGGGCTGACAATAATATAGCCATCAATGCTATGAACCAAACATTAGGTGGCGCTTTCACTGCTCGCGTGAATATGAATTTACGCGAAGATAAAAGCTGGTCTTATGGTGCGTATACCTTCCTGCAAGACGCCAGAGGGCAGCGGCCGTTTATGGTGTATGCGCCAGTGCAAACCGATAAAACAGGGCCGTCTCTGCTTGAACTCAAAAAAGAGCTCAATGCATATATAGGGGAAAAACCGCCGATGGCGAATGAATTGGAAAGAGCTCGATTGGATGAAGTCCGCTCGTTGCCTGGTCAGTTCGAAACTGCCAATGCGGTGATGTATAGCCTCTTATCGAGCAAGAGATTTAATAGAGAATATAATTATCCAGAGTCTTTGGTCGAAAAGTACAATGGCTTATCTTTAGACGATTTAAGTAGTGCGGCGAAAGAGGTGCTGCATCCGGAAAAACTGACTTGGATCATCATTGGTGATGCGGAAAAAATCAAAGCGGATGTTGAAGCAGCGGAACTTGGACCTGTCAGTGTTCAAAGCATGAATTCACTGTAA
- a CDS encoding carboxymuconolactone decarboxylase family protein, with protein MTKSYKEITDSLNPYLAEVKKGVPEVMKGFSDMAKAATADGELDKKTKELIALAIGIATRCDGCIGFHAKALVHLGATREEIEEVCGMSVYMGGGPSFMYAADALRAFDEFSE; from the coding sequence ATGACAAAGTCATATAAAGAAATTACCGATAGCTTAAATCCGTATCTGGCTGAGGTTAAAAAAGGCGTACCAGAAGTGATGAAAGGGTTTTCTGATATGGCCAAAGCAGCGACTGCCGATGGAGAATTGGATAAAAAAACCAAAGAACTTATCGCCCTTGCGATTGGTATCGCAACGCGATGTGATGGCTGCATAGGCTTTCATGCTAAAGCATTAGTGCATTTAGGTGCTACCCGTGAAGAAATCGAAGAAGTGTGCGGTATGTCCGTTTACATGGGAGGCGGCCCATCATTTATGTATGCTGCCGATGCTTTGCGGGCATTTGACGAATTTAGTGAATAA
- a CDS encoding hybrid sensor histidine kinase/response regulator: MNEYAVELLTAEDGFVSSEIYSIVQDRQGFLWFGTAENGVMRYDGRNVKLFESNSENEQSLSHNDAGNLMLDAEGNIWIGTWGGGVNKYDPTIGQYERYSNVPSDTNSLSSNRIQSLFQDNAGDVWLGSYDKGLNRFLGNGRFQRVQKIQGDQNSLSHNRIWDIIDNDANSLWVATSYGVNLLNKKTLIAKHYLPDPKNKTATGANEIRSLLRTSSHQLFVATQNGPFLFFPSSGVFLAQTTREGKPLGQVNSMLEDHDGQIWFVTTEGLYRHTGEGNYVEKVDFGYENGLRIIFEDHTKTKWITSEVHGIFKFSPRGKIKQINSELLTAPSGIALDNVDKNGNKKGDVLIVTANADVFKWKVKEELLQKEYDSVFKELEGYKDRGVIERPIIVPDHDGLLWVAQDDFVARVDRRTKAIRRIEYPKTDSNYRQFREFRALELDDDGNVWIGTYKHGIYIYNKHTEEFKHLTTKDGLTHPEIHSLYKDASGNMWVGTGGGVNLWSAENESFAFFSGAKDQQGSLVDSIVEDIHQTNDGEIWIATQRGLHQYFAESKSFKHFNEKNGLPTTLIRAIADGEDGRLWLTTNKGVFLYNPDTQNVVSYNSATDLAGKNFYSDSLIKAGKNTYFTSSQRGIEYFKYNREQIDAVSANIVLTGFNKMGETVELNKPLSYVTDIDLSYEDYFFSLDFALLDFSDPKHAHFAYKLEGYDEHWIDIGNHTSVSFTNLNGGDYRLLVKAMKPNGEWGNDTLSLNLHVAAAPWKTWWAYTLYALFLLGIVVLVIYLRTRLQQTEITKQKRFVQTLEQQVSEKTSSLKAQANDLKQALERAEEATKLKSEFLANMSHEIRTPMNGVLGMLGLLKKSDLTVEQSQRVSIAKTSANSLLVLINDILDFSKIEAGKLELESVDFDLRELVESVALSVAHSAQEKDLELVVDVSEISETKIYSDPNRIQQILTNLLSNAVKFTEQGEIYIAAKLLPSDVENEAMLHLTVKDTGIGIPESKLPHLFDAFTQVDASTTRRFGGTGLGLSITKNLCHLLGGDISVASELGKGSCFNVICKVTGSKESTTLQPELIIENTRCLIVDNNASTRHAIQNQLGLWGVNALTASSLEEAATLYLADEISEQDPLSIDILFLEKVVDDHEQGNQLLNLKGIENLRCSRTILMTKLSDVDSYSEFRGLPIDECLPKPITTSDLLRILENTVGKPGTQNDVHPRQLRMGAANFLDQHPDEVLLELETENRPLTVEAKRILLVEDNAINQLVATNALESEGYQVDVANNGLEALDMLKSCKIEAQYRAIIMDCQMPEMDGFEATRCIREGAAGDTYKSTPIIAMTANAMQSDKEMCMAAGMDDFLTKPIDHQKVTSTLQKWLSKIN, from the coding sequence ATGAATGAATATGCTGTCGAACTTTTGACCGCTGAAGATGGCTTTGTTTCGTCAGAAATCTATTCAATAGTCCAAGACCGTCAAGGCTTCCTTTGGTTTGGTACTGCGGAAAATGGTGTCATGCGCTACGACGGTCGCAACGTAAAGCTGTTTGAGTCGAATAGCGAAAACGAACAGAGCCTTTCTCACAACGACGCGGGTAACTTGATGCTGGATGCAGAGGGTAATATCTGGATAGGTACGTGGGGCGGGGGGGTTAACAAATACGATCCTACAATCGGGCAGTATGAGCGCTACTCAAACGTGCCTAGTGATACAAATTCCTTATCATCAAACCGAATTCAGTCACTTTTTCAAGATAATGCAGGTGATGTCTGGCTAGGCTCTTACGACAAAGGGCTTAATCGTTTTTTAGGTAATGGACGCTTTCAGCGAGTTCAAAAAATACAAGGTGATCAAAATAGCCTCTCCCATAACCGCATTTGGGACATCATTGATAACGACGCTAATAGTCTGTGGGTAGCAACCAGTTATGGGGTGAATTTACTTAATAAAAAAACGTTAATTGCCAAACATTATTTGCCGGATCCAAAAAATAAAACGGCAACAGGGGCAAATGAAATACGTAGCTTACTTCGCACATCTTCACACCAGCTATTCGTCGCAACGCAAAATGGGCCCTTCTTATTTTTCCCCAGTTCTGGTGTGTTCTTGGCTCAAACCACACGAGAAGGTAAACCGTTAGGTCAGGTAAACTCAATGCTTGAGGACCATGATGGTCAAATATGGTTCGTCACTACAGAGGGGCTATATCGTCATACTGGAGAAGGGAACTATGTTGAAAAAGTTGACTTTGGTTATGAAAACGGTCTTCGCATAATTTTTGAAGACCATACTAAAACCAAGTGGATTACCAGTGAGGTTCATGGGATTTTTAAATTTTCCCCTCGCGGCAAAATTAAACAAATTAATAGTGAATTACTAACCGCACCAAGTGGTATCGCACTTGATAACGTCGATAAAAATGGCAATAAAAAAGGCGATGTACTTATCGTCACGGCAAACGCCGACGTGTTCAAATGGAAAGTGAAAGAAGAGCTTTTGCAAAAGGAGTACGACTCGGTATTTAAAGAGCTTGAAGGCTATAAAGATCGTGGGGTTATAGAAAGACCTATTATAGTGCCAGATCACGATGGGTTACTGTGGGTAGCACAAGATGATTTTGTGGCTAGAGTTGACCGACGTACTAAAGCAATAAGACGCATTGAATACCCTAAGACTGACAGTAATTATCGTCAGTTTCGTGAATTCAGAGCACTTGAACTAGACGATGATGGCAACGTTTGGATTGGTACCTATAAGCACGGTATCTACATTTACAACAAGCATACCGAGGAATTTAAGCACCTCACAACTAAAGACGGTTTAACGCACCCAGAAATCCACAGCCTATATAAAGATGCCAGCGGCAATATGTGGGTTGGCACGGGCGGAGGTGTGAATTTGTGGTCAGCTGAAAATGAAAGTTTCGCGTTCTTTAGTGGCGCAAAGGATCAGCAGGGAAGTTTGGTCGATAGCATTGTGGAAGACATCCACCAAACGAATGATGGAGAAATATGGATAGCTACCCAAAGGGGGTTGCACCAGTATTTCGCCGAGTCTAAATCCTTTAAGCATTTCAATGAAAAGAATGGGCTGCCCACCACCTTAATAAGAGCTATCGCCGATGGCGAGGACGGCAGGCTGTGGCTTACCACCAATAAAGGTGTTTTTCTTTATAATCCTGACACACAAAATGTTGTTAGCTACAACAGTGCCACAGATTTGGCAGGTAAAAACTTTTACTCAGATAGCTTAATTAAAGCGGGTAAGAATACCTATTTTACGAGTAGCCAGCGGGGGATAGAGTACTTCAAATATAACCGAGAACAAATTGACGCCGTTAGCGCAAACATAGTTCTTACAGGTTTTAACAAAATGGGAGAAACAGTAGAGCTTAATAAGCCACTGTCCTATGTTACTGATATCGACCTTTCTTATGAAGACTACTTTTTCTCATTAGATTTTGCGCTTTTGGATTTTTCAGATCCTAAGCACGCCCACTTTGCTTATAAGCTAGAAGGATATGATGAGCATTGGATTGATATTGGAAATCATACTTCGGTCTCATTTACCAACTTAAATGGGGGAGACTACAGGTTGCTCGTAAAAGCAATGAAACCAAATGGTGAGTGGGGTAATGATACCCTATCGTTGAATTTACATGTGGCTGCAGCGCCATGGAAAACCTGGTGGGCATATACCCTCTACGCCTTATTCTTGTTAGGTATCGTGGTTTTGGTGATTTACCTGCGTACTCGTCTACAGCAAACCGAAATTACTAAACAAAAACGCTTTGTTCAAACACTAGAACAGCAAGTATCTGAAAAAACCTCATCGCTAAAAGCGCAGGCGAACGATTTAAAACAAGCGCTTGAGCGCGCTGAAGAAGCCACTAAGTTGAAGTCTGAATTTCTCGCCAATATGAGCCATGAAATTAGGACACCAATGAATGGGGTTTTGGGCATGCTTGGTCTGTTGAAGAAAAGTGACCTTACAGTAGAACAAAGCCAGCGTGTGAGTATTGCAAAAACCAGTGCTAACTCGCTACTGGTGCTTATTAATGACATTCTAGACTTTTCAAAGATAGAAGCAGGCAAGCTTGAACTAGAGTCGGTAGATTTTGACCTAAGGGAGCTAGTGGAAAGTGTCGCGCTATCAGTAGCGCACTCAGCCCAAGAAAAAGATCTAGAATTAGTCGTTGATGTCTCTGAGATCAGCGAAACAAAGATATATTCAGATCCAAACCGAATTCAACAAATTCTGACTAATCTCTTGAGCAATGCCGTTAAATTCACTGAACAGGGTGAAATATACATTGCAGCAAAGTTGCTTCCAAGTGATGTTGAAAATGAAGCTATGCTGCACTTAACTGTAAAAGATACGGGAATAGGCATCCCGGAATCCAAACTTCCTCATTTGTTCGACGCCTTCACCCAAGTAGACGCGTCTACAACGAGGCGCTTCGGCGGCACAGGACTTGGTTTAAGTATTACAAAGAATTTGTGTCATTTATTGGGTGGTGACATAAGCGTTGCGTCAGAGCTTGGCAAAGGTAGCTGCTTCAACGTTATATGCAAAGTTACGGGCTCAAAGGAAAGCACGACACTGCAACCTGAACTTATTATAGAGAACACGCGTTGTTTAATAGTGGATAACAATGCGTCTACAAGGCACGCAATCCAAAATCAGCTTGGGCTGTGGGGTGTGAATGCGTTAACTGCATCGTCATTAGAAGAGGCTGCAACGCTTTACTTAGCTGATGAGATTAGTGAACAAGACCCTTTAAGTATTGATATTTTGTTTTTGGAAAAAGTCGTTGATGACCACGAGCAAGGCAATCAATTACTGAACCTTAAGGGTATCGAAAACTTAAGGTGCAGTCGTACTATTCTTATGACCAAATTAAGCGATGTCGATAGCTATAGTGAGTTTAGAGGGCTGCCGATTGACGAATGTCTGCCCAAACCCATAACGACTTCAGACTTACTAAGAATACTAGAAAATACGGTAGGTAAACCCGGCACGCAAAACGATGTGCATCCACGGCAGTTACGTATGGGTGCTGCAAATTTTTTAGATCAACATCCAGATGAGGTTCTACTAGAGCTAGAAACCGAAAATCGCCCTCTTACTGTTGAAGCAAAGCGCATTTTGTTAGTTGAAGACAATGCGATAAACCAACTTGTTGCTACCAACGCGCTCGAAAGCGAAGGGTATCAGGTAGATGTGGCAAACAACGGCTTAGAAGCGTTAGACATGTTGAAGAGCTGCAAGATTGAAGCACAATACCGCGCAATTATTATGGATTGCCAAATGCCTGAAATGGATGGGTTTGAAGCAACTAGATGCATTCGTGAAGGGGCGGCAGGAGATACCTATAAAAGTACGCCTATTATTGCGATGACGGCCAATGCCATGCAGAGCGATAAAGAAATGTGCATGGCAGCAGGTATGGACGACTTTCTAACAAAGCCTATCGATCACCAAAAGGTAACTTCAACCTTACAGAAGTGGCTTAGCAAAATAAACTAG
- a CDS encoding short-chain fatty acid transporter: protein MLNRASKPFVKLVERYLPDPYIFVLLLTLITIVFAVVIQDQSPLTTVQQWGDGFWGLLTFSMQMLLVLVTGFMLACTPLVKTMLESLARLAKSPGSAIVLVTLVSLTASWINWGFGLVVGALFAKALARKVSVDYRLLVASAYSGFVVWHGGLAGSVPLTIATPGHFSETQIGVIGTSETIFSGFNLLLLAIMFVVIPLVNRLMLPPQSESVIVDSTKLQDDALPSATNERPADRLENSKALGLLVGFAGLTYLTNYFISGGGLNLNIVNTLFLFLAIVLHGTPRNVLHSLQQAVQGGSGIVIQFPFYAGIMAVMVQSGLAQTMSEWLISFASAESLPVWSFISAGIVNIFVPSGGGQWAVQAPVILPAAAELGAEVNRVAMAVAWGDAWTNLIQPFWALPVLAIAGLKAKDIMGFCLVQLIVTGVIISLVLRFV, encoded by the coding sequence ATGCTAAATCGTGCATCAAAACCCTTCGTAAAACTCGTCGAAAGATATCTTCCCGACCCTTATATTTTCGTTTTATTGTTGACGCTCATAACAATTGTTTTTGCGGTGGTCATTCAAGACCAATCACCACTTACCACAGTTCAACAGTGGGGAGACGGCTTCTGGGGGCTGCTAACCTTCTCAATGCAAATGCTCTTGGTATTAGTAACCGGGTTTATGCTGGCATGCACGCCGCTAGTCAAAACAATGCTTGAAAGTCTCGCCCGACTAGCTAAAAGCCCAGGAAGCGCTATTGTACTGGTTACTTTAGTGTCACTTACAGCAAGTTGGATAAACTGGGGTTTTGGGCTAGTTGTAGGTGCACTGTTCGCCAAAGCACTTGCAAGAAAAGTGTCGGTAGATTATCGACTATTGGTGGCGAGCGCATATTCAGGTTTTGTCGTATGGCATGGCGGCTTAGCGGGCTCTGTACCGTTAACTATTGCAACACCGGGGCACTTTTCAGAGACACAAATAGGCGTAATTGGTACCAGCGAGACTATTTTTAGCGGCTTCAACTTACTGTTGTTGGCGATTATGTTTGTGGTTATCCCTCTTGTGAATCGCCTTATGCTACCCCCTCAATCTGAAAGCGTGATTGTGGATAGCACAAAGCTACAAGACGATGCTTTACCTTCAGCGACAAACGAAAGACCCGCCGATAGACTTGAAAACAGCAAAGCTCTCGGTTTACTTGTCGGTTTCGCTGGGCTTACTTACCTTACAAACTATTTTATTTCTGGCGGCGGGCTAAACCTAAACATCGTTAATACGTTATTTCTTTTTCTTGCTATTGTCCTTCATGGTACGCCACGCAATGTTTTACATAGTTTGCAGCAAGCCGTTCAGGGCGGCAGCGGAATTGTAATACAGTTTCCGTTTTATGCTGGCATCATGGCGGTTATGGTGCAATCTGGATTAGCGCAGACTATGTCAGAATGGCTAATAAGTTTTGCATCTGCCGAGTCTTTGCCCGTATGGAGTTTTATTAGTGCAGGCATTGTTAATATTTTCGTACCTTCGGGAGGAGGGCAGTGGGCGGTGCAAGCTCCTGTAATTCTACCCGCGGCCGCTGAACTGGGTGCGGAAGTAAATAGGGTAGCAATGGCAGTGGCGTGGGGTGATGCTTGGACGAACTTAATTCAGCCGTTTTGGGCACTACCCGTACTCGCCATAGCGGGCCTAAAAGCCAAAGATATAATGGGATTTTGCTTAGTTCAGCTTATCGTAACCGGCGTTATTATCTCGCTTGTTTTAAGGTTTGTTTAA
- a CDS encoding ATP-binding cassette domain-containing protein — MLYLSEFQTKLSNQYITPAFSLTLHNEKPPSHYLIAGRNSSGKSLLISSLAGNGKVESGIRESSSLVAEVSVFKQQALIEEEKQKDSADILDVIAEPTQVRELFLRTNEDYQNHPYYSELTSALRIEHLFDSAFLSLSTGETRKVIIMLAWLSDAPIILLDEPFEGLDVEAINAFSRFLVSQQQAALVLTANKLADIPEGLHAQLIVMDDLAITWKSDGTLNYDDLRSELSTWFALESDDIDVPAALSANDPNGKDQNRNDQNHNKQNSELDSLPHTLIQLNDGFVRFDERTVFEKLNFTLNKNEHWQITGPNGSGKTCLLQMFTGDNSHCYTNDLTMFGIKRGTGESIWDIKKHIGIMSNSLHMQYKVNASVEHVIISGFHDSIGLYTRPTLAERNVAEQWLAVLGLQQKKNTPFQSLSFGDQRLVLIARSMVKHPALLILDEPCNGLDDFNRQKALKLIDILAQAGTSTLLYVNHNPEERIPSIRNTLNMKDYNV; from the coding sequence ATGCTGTATCTTTCCGAATTTCAAACAAAGCTTTCTAATCAATATATTACCCCTGCGTTTTCGTTAACGCTACATAATGAAAAACCACCCTCGCATTACCTGATTGCAGGTAGAAATAGTAGCGGGAAGTCGCTCTTAATTTCATCACTAGCGGGTAACGGTAAAGTAGAAAGCGGTATTCGCGAGAGTAGTTCTCTTGTTGCGGAAGTATCGGTATTTAAGCAACAGGCGTTAATTGAAGAAGAAAAACAAAAAGACAGTGCGGATATTTTAGATGTAATCGCTGAGCCAACACAGGTACGCGAGTTATTCTTACGCACCAATGAGGATTATCAAAATCACCCTTATTACAGCGAACTTACTTCTGCGTTGAGAATTGAACATCTATTTGATAGTGCTTTCCTTTCGCTGTCGACGGGAGAAACCCGCAAGGTAATTATCATGCTAGCGTGGTTGAGCGATGCTCCAATTATTCTGCTTGATGAACCTTTCGAAGGCTTAGATGTTGAGGCGATTAATGCATTTAGTCGCTTTCTTGTTTCTCAACAACAAGCCGCACTGGTGCTGACCGCCAACAAGCTTGCAGACATTCCTGAGGGCCTTCACGCACAACTCATTGTGATGGACGATCTAGCTATAACGTGGAAATCTGACGGCACACTTAACTATGATGACTTGCGCTCAGAGTTAAGCACTTGGTTTGCCCTAGAATCTGATGATATCGATGTACCCGCTGCGCTTAGCGCTAACGACCCAAACGGCAAGGATCAAAACCGCAATGACCAAAATCATAATAAGCAGAATAGTGAACTTGATTCACTACCCCATACCTTAATTCAGCTGAATGACGGCTTTGTGCGTTTCGATGAACGTACTGTATTTGAAAAGCTTAACTTTACGCTGAATAAAAATGAGCATTGGCAGATAACCGGCCCGAACGGGTCAGGTAAAACTTGTTTGCTTCAAATGTTTACTGGTGATAATTCCCATTGTTATACCAACGACTTAACAATGTTTGGCATAAAACGGGGGACTGGCGAAAGCATATGGGATATTAAAAAGCACATTGGAATTATGTCAAATTCGCTGCACATGCAATACAAAGTAAACGCAAGTGTTGAACATGTAATCATTTCTGGCTTTCACGACAGCATTGGTCTATACACTCGCCCAACGTTGGCTGAGCGAAACGTAGCAGAACAATGGCTTGCTGTACTGGGCTTACAACAGAAGAAGAATACACCGTTTCAGTCGCTATCGTTTGGCGATCAACGATTAGTGCTTATAGCGAGGTCTATGGTAAAACACCCTGCACTGCTTATATTAGATGAACCCTGTAACGGTTTAGACGACTTCAACCGCCAAAAAGCACTTAAGCTTATTGATATATTGGCACAGGCTGGCACCAGCACGCTCTTGTACGTTAATCACAATCCAGAAGAGCGCATTCCCAGCATTCGCAACACCTTAAATATGAAAGACTATAATGTTTAG